In the Scyliorhinus canicula chromosome 23, sScyCan1.1, whole genome shotgun sequence genome, one interval contains:
- the LOC119956348 gene encoding protein Tob2-like, producing MHLEIKVALNFIISYLYNKLPRRRADLFGEELERLLKQKYEGHWYPEKPLKGSGYRCVHIGETVDPIVEQATRRSGLDIEDIRANVPPELSLWIDPFEVSYQIGEKGAVKVLYMDDNENSAELDKEIKSSFNPEAQVFTPITDQGNSLSNSPSPSFGNSVSPTFIPRSTQPITFTTAAFAATKFGSTKMKTGGRRMARSPTNGLMKQKGLSTSMHSLVLGNSQMPPSSLSPNAKEFVYPGSLSLYFGNENQPSSGSAPFPNAFEVAPIYNNNNLGEKAPFVEGLDFNLNTMQYPNQPFQPVVLAN from the coding sequence ATGCATTTGGAGATCAAAGTGGCTTTAAATTTCATCATCTCCTATCTGTATAACAAATTACCCCGGCGACGTGCAGATCTCTTTGGGGAGGAGCTGGAGCGGTTGCTGAAACAGAAATATGAGGGCCACtggtacccagaaaagcccctgAAAGGATCTGGTTACAGGTGTGTCCATATTGGAGAAACTGTGGACCCCATAGTCGAGCAGGCCACGAGGAGAAGTGGGCTGGATATTGAAGATATTCGGGCTAATGTTCCTCCAGAATTGAGCCTGTGGATTGATCCTTTTGAGGTATCCTATCAGATTGGTGAAAAGGGGGCTGTGAAGGTCCTGTACATGGATGACAATGAAAACAGTGCAGAATTGGACAAGGAGATAAAGAGCAGCTTCAACCCCGAGGCCCAAGTTTTCACGCCCATCACCGACCAGGGCAACTCTTTGTCCAATTCCCCTTCTCCGTCTTTTGGGAATTCTGTAAGCCCCACCTTCATACCGAGATCCACTCAGCCAATCACGTTCACCACCGCAGCCTTTGCTGCCACCAAATTTGGCTCCACCAAGATGAAAACTGGAGGCCGGAGGATGGCTCGCTCTCCCACCAACGGCTTGATGAAGCAGAAGGGGTTGTCCACCTCCATGCACTCGCTGGTCCTGGGGAACAGCCAGATGCCGCCGTCCTCCCTTTCTCCCAACGCAAAGGAGTTTGTCTACCCCGGTTCACTGAGCTTGTACTTCGGGAATGAAAATCAGCCATCCTCCGGCTCTGCTCCCTTCCCGAATGCCTTTGAGGTGGCACCAATCTACAATAACAACAACCTGGGTGAAAAGGCCCCATTTGTGGAAGGACTTGACTTCAACTTGAACACCATGCAGTATCCTAACCAGCCATTTCAGCCAGTTGTCTTGGCTAACTAA